AAAAGACGTTTGCGATGCCCTGGAGATTACGTGGAGCGGCAACAAGATTCTTGCCAGTATTCCGGAAAACTGGAGGGGGGTCGTAAAACTCACGACCCCCCTCCAGAACCAGCACGGGGTGTACGGCGAACAGGATCAGGAGTTCGTCACCATCAACGAACCCGCCCTGTACAAGCTGGCCTTCCGATCCAACAAACCCGCCGCCGAAGATTTCACCAACTGGGTGGCCTCGGAAGTGCTTCCCGCCATCCGCAGGACAGGCCGCTTTTCCGGGACGGGTCCGGCCCTTGCCACGGAAGCCCCGGACAGGGAAGACCAGATCCGCCTTGCCCGAAAGCTCGTGACGCAGGTGAACGTCATCCTCCGGGATCTCCCCACCCTTGGCCGCCTGTATCAGGATCTGGGCGTTTCCGTGAACGATGTCCTCCGCACCCTCTGCGTCCTCAGCCCGGACATCCACCACGAAGCCTATCTCCAGTCCCTCCGGGATCATGACACCGCAACCCGGCCCCGGAACTGATCCATAAAGAAAGCCCCTGCATCCTTTTTCGGTGCGGGGGTTTTTGTTTTATCCAGATAAGCCCCCAACCCCCGTCAAGCAAAATCAAGCCCCATTCAGCCAAAAAGAACACCCATCCACGCACATCTAAGCACCATCTAAAAAAGCCCCCCCATTCCGGCCCTATAATCTCCGCAGAAATGATCACCTGAAAGGGGGCTGACCCCTTTTATGAAAAAAGGGAGCGGAACATGGATACAGCGGTACAGGTTTTTGAAAACCGGGAATTTGGGCAGATACGGATTATTGAAAAGCACGGGGAACCGTGGTTTGTGGCTTCCGACGTTGCAAAGGCGCTGGGATATGGGAGGCCAAACGACGCAATCCATCAGCACTGTAAAAAAATCAATAAAATCAATTACGGTGAAACACCGTATGGCCTGAACGTGATCCCGGAATCCGATCTGTACAGGCTTATAATGAGATCGAACCTTGAATCGGCTGAAAATTTTCAGGATTGGGTGGTTGAAGAAGTCCTCCCCACCATCCGTCGCACCGGGGCATATCAGATCCCCCGAAACGACCACCCCCTCAAAATCCTGATCCAGCAGGATTTTTGGGCCGCGGAATGTGTTGCCGACATGCTCCGGGTTTCCGATGACTCCCGGCTGGCCCTTTGTTATGCCATCTATGACCGCCATGGTCTGGATAAATCTGTACTGCCCCAGTACACGGAAGCACCCCGCCAGCGCATGTCCGCATCGGCCCTTTTAAAAAAACACAACGTGGACATGAGCACCATCAAATTTAATCAGCTCATGGTGAACAACGGGATGCTGGAGGAGCGGGAGCGCACCGGAGCCAGTGGGGCGGTCAGAAAAATCAAGAACCTCACGGATCTGGGTTTGGCTTTCGGTGAGAATATGGTTTCCCCGCAAAACCCCAGAGAAACCCA
The DNA window shown above is from Desulfobotulus pelophilus and carries:
- a CDS encoding BRO-N domain-containing protein; its protein translation is MTQNLPTTDFCFQNHTVRTIEKEDGSFWFIAKDVCDALEITWSGNKILASIPENWRGVVKLTTPLQNQHGVYGEQDQEFVTINEPALYKLAFRSNKPAAEDFTNWVASEVLPAIRRTGRFSGTGPALATEAPDREDQIRLARKLVTQVNVILRDLPTLGRLYQDLGVSVNDVLRTLCVLSPDIHHEAYLQSLRDHDTATRPRN
- a CDS encoding BRO-N domain-containing protein, whose product is MDTAVQVFENREFGQIRIIEKHGEPWFVASDVAKALGYGRPNDAIHQHCKKINKINYGETPYGLNVIPESDLYRLIMRSNLESAENFQDWVVEEVLPTIRRTGAYQIPRNDHPLKILIQQDFWAAECVADMLRVSDDSRLALCYAIYDRHGLDKSVLPQYTEAPRQRMSASALLKKHNVDMSTIKFNQLMVNNGMLEERERTGASGAVRKIKNLTDLGLAFGENMVSPQNPRETQPMYYEDAFEDLLMTLTMGKSQEP